GGCCTGGCTCGCCGCGCTGCTGATCGACGAGGCCACGTCGCGGTTCTCCCGGCTGTTCCGGCTCGCGGCGTTCGTCCCGTACGCCGTGCCGGTGGTGATCGGAACCCTGATGTGGGGCTTCCTGTACAGCCCGAACACCGGCCCGCTCAGCGCGCTGACGGACCTGAACTTCCTCTCCGGCGGAACCGTGCTCTTCTCGCTCGGCAACATCGTGACCTGGCAGTGGGCCGGATACAACATGATCGTCCTCTACGCGGCCCTGCAGGGCGTGCCCCGGGAGATCTACGAGTCGGCCCGGATCGACGGTGCCGGTCCGGTGCAGATCGCGCTGCGGATCAAGACGCCGATGATCTCGGCGGCGATCGTCCTCGTCACGATCTTCACGATCATCGGCACGCTCCAGTTCTTCACCGAGCCGCTGATCCTGCAACCGCTGAATCCCGGTGCCATCACCAACAGCTACACCCCGAACGTGTACGCCTTCCATCAGGCGTTCTCGTTCCAGCAGTACAACTACTCGGCGGCGATCTCGTTCCTGCTGGGCCTGGTGGTCTTCGTCGGGTCGTACATCTTCCTGTTCGCCACCCGCCGAAGGAGTGCGCTGCGGTGACCACGGTGACCAACGACGGCGCCGGGGCCGGTCCCGAGGCGCACATCCGGGCCCCGCGCCGGGCGACCCGGTTCACCGGCGGCCGGATCGCCTCGCACGCGGTGATGGCGCTGATGACGGTGTACTTCCTGCTGCCGTTCTGGTGGCTGCTGGTCGCGGCGACCAAGGACAACGACGGCCTGTTCGGCTCGGCGCCACTCTGGTTCGCCGACGAGAACAACTTCTTCGACAACCTGTCCCTGCTGTTCAGCCAGGAGAACGGTGTCTACCTGAAGTGGCTCGGCAACTCGGCGCTCTACTCGGTGGTGAGCGGCGTCGGGGCGACCGCGATCGCGGCACTGGCCGGGTACGCCTTCGCCAAGCTGCGCTTCCCCGGCCGCAACGTGCTGTTCGCCGCGCTGCTCGGCCTGATCATGGTGCCGGCCACCGCGCTGGTGCTGCCGACGTACCTGCTGATGAGCGAGGTCGGGCTCACCGACACGATCTGGGCGGTGATCCTGCCCTCGCTGCTCAACCCGTTCGGGGTCTACCTGCTGCGGGTCTACGCCCACGACTCGGTGCCGGACGCGATGCTGGAGGCCGCCCGGATCGACGGCGCCGGCGAACTGCGGGTCTTCCGCAGCGTCGCGCTGCCGGCGATGCGTCCGGCGCTGGTCACGGTGCTGCTGTTCACGATGGTGGCGACCTGGAACAACTTCTTCCTGCCACTGGTCATGCTCAGCGACAACACGCTGTTCCCGCTCACCGTCGGGCTCCGCACCTGGTACATGTCGGCCACCATCGGCAACGGCGGACCGGCCCTGTTCAACGTCATCGTGGTCGGCGCGCTGGTGGCGATCGTGCCGTTGATCGTCGCGTTCCTGCTGCTACAGCGGTACTGGCGCGGCGGCCTGACCATCGGCGCACTCAAGTGACCCGGCTACCCAAGTGACCCGGCTACCCAGGTGACCCGACAATCCAGGTGACCCGACAATCCAGGTGACCCGACAATCCAGGTGACCCGGCCCTGCGCCACGGTCCCCGAAGCGACACCGCCCCGAAGGGAACCCATGCTCGCCGCATCCGTTGTCCTCGACCCTGCCGCCGTGGTGGCGCCGGTCAGCCGCCGCACGTTCGGCTCCTTCGTGGAGCACATGGGGCGGTGCGTCTACACCGGCATCCACGAGCCGGGCCATCCGCAGGCGGACGAGGACGGCTTCCGTACCGACGTACTGGCCCTGACCCGGGAGCTGGGCGTCACGATGGTCCGCTATCCGGGCGGCAACTTCGTCTCCGGGTACCGCTGGGAGGACGGCGTCGGGCCGGTGGCGCAGCGACCGCGCCGACGGGACCTGGCCTGGCACAGCATCGAGACGAACCAGGTCGGCATCGACGAGTTCGCCCGTTGGGCGGCCAAGGCCGACGTCGAGATCATGTACGCGGTGAACCTCGGCACCCGGGGCGTCCAGGAGGCGCTGGACGTGCACGAGTACGTCAACCACGCCGAGGGCACCCAGCTGTCCGAGCTGCGCCGGGCCAACGGGGCGGCGAAGCCGTACGGGATCACGCTCTGGTGCCTCGGCAACGAGCTGGACGGCCCGTGGCAGACCGGCCACAAGACCGCCCAGGAGTACGGCCTGCTCGCCGCCGCCACGGCAAGGGCGCTGCGCTCCGCCGAGCCGGGCCTGGAGCTGGTGGCCTGCGGCAGCTCCAGCTCCGCCATGCCGACCTTCGGCAGCTGGGAAGCCACCGTGTTGGAGCACGCCTACGACGTGGTGGACTACGTCTCCTGCCACGCCTACTACGAGGAGTTGGACGGGGACCTCGGCTCGTTCCTGGCCAGCGCGGTCGACATGGACCACTTCGTGGACAGCATCGTGGCCACGGCCGACAGCGTGGGCGCCCGGCTGCGCAGCAAGAAGAAGATCAACATCTCGTTCGACGAGTGGAACGTCTGGTACCTGTCCCGGTTCCAGGGCCAGGAGCCGCGCGCCGACTGGCCGGTGGCGCCCCGGGTGATCGAGGACGAGTACAACGTCGCGGACGCGGTCGTCGTCGGCAACCTGCTGATCTCCCTGCTCCGGCACAGCGACCGGGTCACCGCCGCCTGCCAGGCGCAGCTGGTCAACGTGATCGCGCCGATCCGTACCGAACCCGGCGGGCCGGCCTGGCGTCAGACGATCTTCCATCCGTTCGCCAAGACCGCGGCGCTGGCCCGGGGGAGCGTGCTGCACACCCGGCTCGACTCGCCGACGTACGCCACCGCCCGGCACGGCGAGGTGGCCGTGGTCGACGCCGTCGCCACCTACGACGGTGAGGACGGCGACCTGGTGATCTTCGCCGTCAACCGCGACCAGACCGATTCCGTGGAGTTGACCGTGGACCTGCACCTGTTCAACGCGGACCTGCACCTCGCCGAGGCGTGGACCCTGACCGACGACGACCTGCGGGCCACCAACACGCGGGAGCAGCCCGACCGGGTCACCCCGGTTCCGGCGCAGCGGGTGACGGTCGACGGTGGCACGCTGCGCGTCGTACTGCCCCGGGTGTCGTGGAGCGCGATCCGGCTGCACCCGGCGCGGGCCACCCGATGAGCCGCCGACCGCCGATCCGGTGGGCCGTACTGGCCACCACGACGGCACTGCTGCTGGGCACGGTCGCGCCGGCACCGGTGGCCGCGGTGGGCGTACCGGCCGGGTCGAAGGGCGTACCGGTGGCGGTGTCGCCGGTGGTCGCGTCCGGTTCCGGGCGGCCGTCGCCGGACCCGATCGCGCACGATCCGACCATCATCAAGCAGGGCCGGTACTACTACGAGATCATCACCGGTGACATCGGCACCCGGACCTACCTGCCGATCCGCCGCTCCACCGACCTGGTGCACTGGACCGTCCTCGGCACCGTCTTCGACACCCCGCCGCAATGGGTGGTCCAGGAGCTGGGGATCACCCCGGGCGACTTCTGGGCGCCGGACGTCAACTACTTCGACGGCGAGTACCACCTCTACTACGCGGCGTCCTCGTTCGGCACCAACAACTCGGTGATCGGGCTGGCCACCAACGCGACGCTGGACCCGGACAGCCCGAACTACCGGTGGGTGGACCGGGGCATGGTGATCCGGTCGTCCAGCACGGACAACCACAACGCGATCGACGCCGACGTCGTCTTCGACGCGGCCGGCGTGCCGTGGATGTCGTTCGGGTCCTTCTGGGACGGCATCAAGATGCGCCGCCTGGACGCCTCGACCGGGCTGCTGTCGCCGGCCGATCCGACCCTCTACTCCCTCGCCTCCCGGGGCGGTGCCGCGATCGAGGGGCCGTCGATCGTCCGCAAGGGCCGGTACTACTACCTCTTCGCCAGCTTCGACTTCTGCTGCCGGGGAGTGAACGCCGACTACCGGGTGGTGGTCGGGCGGTCCACCAGCGTGCACGGCCCGTACCTGGACCGGGCCGGCGTGCCGATGTTGGCCGGCGGCGGCACCGAACTGCTGCGCGGCTACAACGGCTTCCGGGGCACCGGCGGTGGCGACGTGTACCTCGGGTCGGGGCGCGGCCGGT
The nucleotide sequence above comes from Plantactinospora soyae. Encoded proteins:
- the arfA gene encoding arabinosylfuranosidase ArfA, producing the protein MLAASVVLDPAAVVAPVSRRTFGSFVEHMGRCVYTGIHEPGHPQADEDGFRTDVLALTRELGVTMVRYPGGNFVSGYRWEDGVGPVAQRPRRRDLAWHSIETNQVGIDEFARWAAKADVEIMYAVNLGTRGVQEALDVHEYVNHAEGTQLSELRRANGAAKPYGITLWCLGNELDGPWQTGHKTAQEYGLLAAATARALRSAEPGLELVACGSSSSAMPTFGSWEATVLEHAYDVVDYVSCHAYYEELDGDLGSFLASAVDMDHFVDSIVATADSVGARLRSKKKINISFDEWNVWYLSRFQGQEPRADWPVAPRVIEDEYNVADAVVVGNLLISLLRHSDRVTAACQAQLVNVIAPIRTEPGGPAWRQTIFHPFAKTAALARGSVLHTRLDSPTYATARHGEVAVVDAVATYDGEDGDLVIFAVNRDQTDSVELTVDLHLFNADLHLAEAWTLTDDDLRATNTREQPDRVTPVPAQRVTVDGGTLRVVLPRVSWSAIRLHPARATR
- a CDS encoding carbohydrate ABC transporter permease gives rise to the protein MTTVTNDGAGAGPEAHIRAPRRATRFTGGRIASHAVMALMTVYFLLPFWWLLVAATKDNDGLFGSAPLWFADENNFFDNLSLLFSQENGVYLKWLGNSALYSVVSGVGATAIAALAGYAFAKLRFPGRNVLFAALLGLIMVPATALVLPTYLLMSEVGLTDTIWAVILPSLLNPFGVYLLRVYAHDSVPDAMLEAARIDGAGELRVFRSVALPAMRPALVTVLLFTMVATWNNFFLPLVMLSDNTLFPLTVGLRTWYMSATIGNGGPALFNVIVVGALVAIVPLIVAFLLLQRYWRGGLTIGALK
- a CDS encoding family 43 glycosylhydrolase, translated to MSRRPPIRWAVLATTTALLLGTVAPAPVAAVGVPAGSKGVPVAVSPVVASGSGRPSPDPIAHDPTIIKQGRYYYEIITGDIGTRTYLPIRRSTDLVHWTVLGTVFDTPPQWVVQELGITPGDFWAPDVNYFDGEYHLYYAASSFGTNNSVIGLATNATLDPDSPNYRWVDRGMVIRSSSTDNHNAIDADVVFDAAGVPWMSFGSFWDGIKMRRLDASTGLLSPADPTLYSLASRGGAAIEGPSIVRKGRYYYLFASFDFCCRGVNADYRVVVGRSTSVHGPYLDRAGVPMLAGGGTELLRGYNGFRGTGGGDVYLGSGRGRSGADLYVHHYYDAADQALPKGSVRTISWAGGWPTLGEPRSGNRGFGRGDAYVNLVGRDGGAVLTNRNCGYEGADIGLDAPVPGDPCQQWRLEDRGDGQASILNRHSNKVAEVAACVNADGARVAQWGWLDNDCQKFRVVATDDGWSRIENRIAGRVLDACARPGAAVQTFTWRGDACQQFRLQPVGEVLITDLANRRLLGGARWRFVHVTEGYYRIVDQRTGRALAATDRPGPGAQWRIEALNNGAYRLVTRDGGAVREVLLLTP
- a CDS encoding carbohydrate ABC transporter permease produces the protein MTDPDRSTTTTREEPPGPGDQDRAADTPQRRAGAARRRPRVGRQALAGWLFVTPFAVLLVVFLLLPMAYSFKISLYRSTLVEGEVFAYLDNYRQALGDPEFRRGVWRVIVFGLVQTPVMIGLAWLAALLIDEATSRFSRLFRLAAFVPYAVPVVIGTLMWGFLYSPNTGPLSALTDLNFLSGGTVLFSLGNIVTWQWAGYNMIVLYAALQGVPREIYESARIDGAGPVQIALRIKTPMISAAIVLVTIFTIIGTLQFFTEPLILQPLNPGAITNSYTPNVYAFHQAFSFQQYNYSAAISFLLGLVVFVGSYIFLFATRRRSALR